A genomic window from Jatrophihabitans sp. includes:
- a CDS encoding alkaline phosphatase D family protein — MTIAANPLPGSPRLLLGPVLRHVGQDDATIWVETDRACVVEILGHRESTWCMAGHHYALVVLSGLPAGQSIDYDVRLDDQAVWPVAEDPRPRPRIRTLDVDAPVRIAFGSCRYARSETVADDTHYEPDALMVLARQLAGQDVASWPHALLMLGDQVYADETSEETRQRIRQRRDITTGSKEQVADYEEYTWLYAESWDDPDVRWLMSVLPSSMIFDDHDICDDWNTSRSWREDMQATDWWAERVIGGLASYWVYQHLGNLSPTDLAADELYQQVRGHGGDVEPLLRAFAEHADAEADGAKGTRWSYRRDFGPIRLLMIDSRCGRILDGQRSMIADNELDWISEQADGDYDHLLIGTSLPWLLARALHDIESWNEALADGVRGARLARWSETLRRAADLEHWAAFHSSFDSLADLIREVAQGKRGERAPATVCVLSGDVHHAYVARAIYDEPVSSQVYQLTCSPLHNYVPLVMKVAFRLAWSRLAERTARSLLSVVTRVPRTQLRWSREAGPYFGNEMMTFTAAGRIALVELARTRAEDSDSLHVVQRVALASD; from the coding sequence ATGACCATCGCCGCGAACCCGCTGCCCGGAAGTCCCCGACTTCTGCTCGGGCCCGTCCTGCGCCACGTCGGCCAGGACGACGCCACCATCTGGGTCGAGACCGACCGGGCCTGCGTGGTGGAGATCCTCGGCCACCGCGAATCCACCTGGTGCATGGCGGGGCACCACTACGCCCTGGTGGTGCTGAGCGGGCTGCCGGCCGGGCAGAGCATCGACTATGACGTCCGGCTGGACGACCAGGCCGTCTGGCCGGTCGCCGAGGACCCGCGGCCGCGTCCCCGGATCCGCACCCTGGACGTCGACGCGCCGGTCCGGATCGCGTTCGGCTCCTGCCGTTACGCCCGCTCGGAAACGGTCGCCGATGACACCCACTACGAGCCGGACGCCCTGATGGTGCTGGCCCGGCAGCTGGCCGGGCAGGACGTGGCCAGCTGGCCGCACGCGCTGCTGATGCTGGGCGATCAGGTCTATGCCGATGAGACCAGTGAGGAGACCCGGCAGCGGATCCGGCAGCGTCGTGACATCACCACCGGTTCCAAGGAGCAGGTGGCCGACTACGAGGAGTACACCTGGCTCTACGCCGAGTCCTGGGATGACCCCGACGTCCGGTGGTTGATGTCGGTCCTTCCCAGCTCGATGATCTTCGACGACCACGACATCTGCGACGACTGGAACACCTCGCGGTCCTGGCGCGAGGACATGCAGGCCACCGACTGGTGGGCCGAGCGGGTCATCGGCGGGCTGGCCTCGTACTGGGTCTACCAGCACCTGGGCAACCTGTCCCCCACCGACCTGGCCGCTGACGAGCTGTACCAGCAGGTCCGCGGCCACGGCGGCGATGTCGAGCCGTTGCTGCGGGCCTTCGCCGAGCACGCCGACGCCGAGGCCGACGGCGCCAAGGGCACCCGCTGGTCCTACCGGCGTGACTTCGGACCGATCCGGCTGCTGATGATCGACTCGCGGTGCGGCCGCATACTCGACGGCCAGCGCAGCATGATCGCCGACAACGAGCTGGACTGGATCAGCGAGCAGGCCGACGGGGATTATGACCACCTGCTCATCGGCACCTCGCTGCCCTGGCTGCTGGCGCGGGCGCTGCACGATATCGAGTCGTGGAACGAGGCCCTGGCCGACGGCGTTCGAGGCGCCCGGCTGGCCCGCTGGTCGGAGACGCTGCGCCGGGCGGCCGACCTGGAGCACTGGGCAGCGTTCCACAGCTCCTTCGACAGCCTCGCCGACCTGATCCGGGAGGTCGCCCAGGGCAAGCGCGGTGAGCGTGCCCCGGCAACGGTGTGCGTGCTGTCCGGCGACGTCCATCACGCCTACGTGGCACGGGCCATCTATGACGAGCCGGTCAGCTCGCAGGTCTACCAGCTGACCTGCTCACCGCTGCACAACTACGTGCCGCTGGTGATGAAGGTGGCATTCCGGCTGGCCTGGAGCCGGCTGGCCGAGCGCACCGCCCGATCGCTGCTCAGTGTCGTGACCCGGGTCCCGCGCACCCAGTTGCGCTGGAGCCGCGAAGCCGGGCCGTACTTCGGCAACGAGATGATGACGTTCACCGCGGCCGGCCGGATAGCCCTGGTCGAGCTGGCTCGGACCCGCGCCGAGGACAGCGACTCGCTGCACGTGGTGCAGCGGGTCGCGTTGGCCAGCGACTGA
- a CDS encoding FAD-dependent oxidoreductase produces the protein MSTSENFVIVGASLAGAKTAEALRDQGFSGRITLIGAEQHLPYERPPLSKGYLAGSAEREKAFVHPESWYAEHDVELRLNSTASRLDRDARVVELSDGDQVGYDMLLLATGASPRTLSVPGADAEGVHLLRTLDDSDRLRALLPTISRLVVIGAGWIGLEVAAAARQAGVEVTVVESAELPLLRVLGPEVARVFADLHLQRGVDFRFNASITEICTSAGRASGVTLGDGTVIEADAVLVAVGVTPNSQLAEAAGLSVDDGIVLDSSLCSSDWRIFAAGDVANSMNALYNKHIRVEHWANALNQPKTAAASMLGQRAHYDQLPYFFTDQYDLGMEYVGYVDPGGYDRVVFRGDVPGREFIAFWLKDNRVLAGMNVNVWDVTDDIKALIRSQAGIDADRLADTGTPLSELTPAAD, from the coding sequence ATGAGCACGTCGGAAAACTTCGTCATCGTCGGCGCCAGTCTGGCCGGCGCCAAAACGGCTGAAGCCCTTCGCGATCAGGGCTTCAGCGGTCGCATCACGCTGATCGGCGCCGAGCAGCACCTGCCCTACGAACGGCCACCGCTGTCCAAGGGTTACCTGGCCGGTTCGGCTGAGCGTGAGAAGGCCTTCGTCCACCCCGAGAGCTGGTATGCCGAACACGACGTCGAACTGCGCCTGAACAGCACCGCCAGCCGCCTGGATCGCGACGCGCGCGTGGTCGAGCTGAGCGACGGCGACCAGGTCGGCTACGACATGCTGCTGCTGGCCACCGGGGCCAGCCCCCGCACGCTGTCGGTGCCGGGCGCCGACGCCGAAGGCGTGCACCTGCTGCGCACGCTGGACGACTCGGACCGGTTGCGCGCGCTGCTGCCCACCATCTCGCGGCTGGTGGTGATCGGCGCCGGCTGGATCGGCCTGGAAGTCGCGGCCGCGGCCCGCCAGGCGGGCGTCGAGGTCACCGTGGTCGAGAGCGCCGAGCTGCCGCTGCTGCGGGTCCTCGGGCCCGAGGTGGCGCGGGTGTTCGCCGACCTGCACCTCCAGCGCGGGGTGGATTTCCGGTTCAACGCCAGCATCACCGAGATCTGCACCAGCGCCGGCCGCGCCAGCGGCGTCACGCTCGGCGACGGCACGGTGATCGAGGCCGACGCGGTGCTGGTGGCGGTCGGCGTCACCCCCAACAGCCAGCTCGCCGAGGCCGCGGGCCTGAGCGTGGACGACGGCATCGTGCTCGACTCGTCCCTGTGCAGCAGCGATTGGCGGATCTTCGCCGCCGGTGACGTGGCCAACTCGATGAACGCCTTGTACAACAAGCACATCCGGGTCGAGCACTGGGCCAACGCGCTGAACCAGCCCAAGACCGCCGCGGCGTCGATGCTCGGTCAGCGGGCGCACTACGACCAGCTGCCCTACTTCTTCACCGATCAGTACGACCTGGGAATGGAGTACGTCGGCTACGTCGACCCGGGCGGCTATGACCGGGTGGTGTTCCGTGGCGACGTGCCCGGCCGGGAGTTCATCGCCTTCTGGCTCAAGGACAATCGGGTGCTGGCCGGGATGAATGTCAACGTCTGGGATGTCACCGACGACATCAAGGCCCTGATCCGTTCACAGGCCGGCATAGACGCCGATCGGTTGGCCGACACCGGCACCCCGCTGAGCGAGCTGACGCCTGCCGCCGACTAG